One Halarcobacter ebronensis genomic window carries:
- a CDS encoding formate dehydrogenase, translated as MANELTQRRAFIKRAGIAATVLAGSVVATAATSEKKERGTGSNVGNGVVTGTSTKKEILYKKSAHWDTFYKAAK; from the coding sequence ATGGCTAATGAGTTAACTCAAAGAAGAGCCTTTATTAAAAGAGCAGGGATAGCAGCTACAGTGTTAGCTGGGTCAGTAGTGGCGACTGCAGCGACTTCTGAGAAGAAAGAGAGAGGTACTGGAAGCAACGTAGGGAATGGTGTTGTAACAGGAACTTCAACAAAAAAAGAGATACTTTATAAAAAAAGTGCCCATTGGGATACCTTTTATAAAGCTGCTAAATAG